In Manis pentadactyla isolate mManPen7 chromosome 11, mManPen7.hap1, whole genome shotgun sequence, one DNA window encodes the following:
- the GARIN2 gene encoding Golgi-associated RAB2 interactor protein 2, whose translation MEKNRKPATRLLERDAACTPHTCDPGELQDMLGGGERVFFVSPPLLESNFIQVSRRDESIFLHNQANWVTVGICSTSPTLKTPNVMLLVHLTPAAQKDTEPQLTSLLMSPSPEKLVLTRLLPLQFVTLSVHDAENMCLRVKLVSGQAYYLKLCAPAHKQDTLFCQWVELISLLDQRKARASKVSGISSLSEITNSMEITNSMDIMDNAASTSVPAPHRYTCTGLVYAMESTDFSDVTDVTDVTDTPENEFTEAPDIKIVTEVTEVADLCDVKNCLEVMVVFENDDILRAKQEEKEKMENVLKPGCLQDTSKDELKAPSKHTTISNTTLTSQGERCFHTTLNREENETNTCRETNDRTSEITTTDFKNISLEAEEPRSKRTDSDTSGMEQILLHFFRI comes from the exons ATGGAGAAGAACAGGAAACCCGCCACGAGGCTGCTTGAGCGAGATGCCGCCTGCACCCCGCACACCTGCGACCCCGGAGAGCTTCAGGACATGCTGGGCGGAGGGGAGCGTGTCTTTTTTGTGTCTCCTCCCCTGTTAGAGAGCAATTTTATCCAG GTCAGCAGGAGAGATGAATCTATTTTCCTTCATAACCAAGCCAACTGGGTGACTGTAGGCATCTGCTCCACGAGCCCCACCCTCAAGACCCCTAACGTGATGCTTCTGGTGCACCTGACACCTGCAGCCCAGAAGGATACAGAACCCCAGCTGACAAGTCTCCTAATGTCGCCTTCCCCGGAGAAACTGGTGCTCACCAG GCTTCTCCCGCTGCAGTTTGTGACTCTTTCTGTGCACGATGCTGAGAATATGTGCCTCAGAGTGAAGCTGGTGAGTGGTCAAGCCTACTACCTGAAGCTCTGTGCCCCTGCACATAAACAGGACACCTTATTTTGTCAATGGGTGGAACTCATCTCGCTCTTGGATCAGAGGAAGGCCAGAGCTTCCAAAGTGTCAGGAATCTCAAGCCTCTCAGAAATCACAAACAGCATGGAGATCACAAACAGCATGGACATCATGGACAATGCAGCATCCACATCTGTGCCAGCCCCACACAGGTACACGTGCACAGGCCTGGTATATGCCATGGAAAGCACTGATTTCTCAGATgtcactgatgtcaccgatgtcACAGATACTCCAGAAAATGAGTTCACAGAGGCCCCAGACATCAAAATTGTTACAGAAGTTACGGAAGTCGCAGACCTCTGTGATGTCAAAAACTGCTTGGAGGTCATGGTGGTGTTTGAAAACGATGACATACTAAGGGCCAAGCAAGAGGAAAAG gaaaaaatggaaaacgTTCTGAAGCCTGGCTGTCTACAAGATACAAGTAAGGATGAGTTAAAAGCACCGTCCAAGCACACCACCATCTCAAACACCACACTGACTTCCCAAGGGGAAAGGTGTTTTCATACTACCTTGAATCGAGAAGAAAATGAGACAAATACATGCAGAGAGACAAATGATAGAACGTCTGAAATTACTACAACTGATTTTAAGAACATTTCTCTGGAGGCTGAAGAGCCCAG